From one Brevibacterium sp. 'Marine' genomic stretch:
- a CDS encoding dihydrofolate reductase family protein, producing the protein MGELRYSINVTVDGCCDHRVGVISDDFHRHHANNLKRADGLIFGRITYQMMEDAWRRPEGDTTPEAELDPFVAAIDPARKFVVSSTLERVDWNSELIRGDLATAVRELKEQSETGLAVGGVTLPLALAELGLIDEFEFIIHPCIAGHGPYLFAGLSDIVNLELVDRSELEAGHAIQTYRPKTKASR; encoded by the coding sequence ATGGGCGAGCTGAGGTACTCGATCAACGTCACCGTCGACGGCTGCTGCGATCATCGCGTGGGGGTCATCAGCGACGACTTCCACCGCCACCATGCCAACAATCTCAAGCGTGCCGACGGCCTGATCTTCGGTCGCATCACCTACCAGATGATGGAAGACGCCTGGCGTCGGCCCGAGGGTGACACGACCCCGGAAGCCGAACTCGACCCGTTCGTCGCGGCCATCGACCCGGCCCGCAAATTTGTCGTCTCGAGCACCTTGGAGCGCGTCGACTGGAACTCCGAACTCATTCGCGGCGACCTCGCCACCGCTGTCCGCGAGCTCAAGGAGCAATCCGAGACGGGACTCGCGGTCGGGGGAGTGACGCTGCCGCTCGCGCTCGCCGAACTCGGCCTCATCGACGAGTTCGAATTCATCATCCATCCCTGCATCGCCGGTCACGGTCCCTACCTCTTCGCCGGACTGAGCGACATCGTCAACCTCGAACTCGTCGATCGCAGTGAACTCGAAGCAGGTCACGCGATCCAGACATACCGGCCGAAGACCAAGGCTTCCCGATAA
- a CDS encoding hydroxymethylglutaryl-CoA lyase, which produces MVRPTTVDILDTTLRDGLQIEKAIVPTDAKVALAEKLIGAGLNHIEVGSFVNPKKVPQMADTDELLRRLAPHQDNGVEFYTLVFNLKGAQRAVDAGAKNIKLVLSASEGHSKANSDASIAEASDRLMDAADFARDQGLRFDITTAVSFICPFDGITEPGHLVEVLRPFVDAGAHGIGVADTIGNASPSLVRRNTSAVLAAFPGKPVNLHLHDTYNFGMANVAAALDLGISNFDAAMGGLGGCPFAPGAAGNIGTDDLVHLLHREGVATGVDVEALTEVRDPLIAAVGHDLTSSLSDIPATPAVFDDRFAAASARA; this is translated from the coding sequence ATGGTCCGGCCAACAACCGTTGACATCCTCGACACCACTCTGCGCGACGGGCTGCAGATCGAAAAGGCGATCGTGCCCACCGATGCCAAGGTCGCCCTGGCCGAAAAGCTCATCGGCGCAGGCCTCAACCACATCGAGGTCGGCTCCTTCGTCAATCCGAAGAAGGTCCCGCAGATGGCCGACACCGACGAGCTGCTGCGCCGCCTGGCTCCGCACCAAGACAACGGAGTCGAGTTCTACACCCTCGTCTTCAACCTCAAGGGCGCCCAGCGGGCCGTCGACGCAGGCGCGAAGAACATCAAACTTGTCCTCTCGGCCTCCGAAGGACACTCGAAAGCGAACTCCGACGCCTCCATCGCCGAGGCGTCCGACCGCCTCATGGACGCCGCCGACTTCGCCCGTGACCAGGGGCTTCGCTTCGACATCACGACCGCAGTGAGCTTCATCTGCCCCTTCGACGGCATCACCGAGCCTGGCCACCTCGTCGAGGTCCTCCGCCCCTTCGTCGACGCCGGAGCACACGGAATCGGGGTGGCCGACACCATCGGCAACGCCAGCCCATCGCTGGTCCGCCGCAACACCTCGGCGGTCCTCGCCGCTTTCCCGGGCAAACCCGTCAACCTCCACCTCCACGACACCTACAACTTCGGCATGGCCAACGTCGCCGCCGCCCTCGACCTGGGGATTTCGAACTTCGACGCCGCGATGGGCGGACTCGGCGGCTGCCCCTTCGCCCCTGGTGCTGCCGGCAACATCGGCACCGACGACCTCGTCCACCTCCTCCACCGCGAAGGTGTGGCCACCGGCGTCGACGTCGAGGCGCTCACCGAGGTGCGCGACCCCCTCATCGCCGCCGTCGGCCACGACCTGACCTCGAGCCTGTCGGACATCCCCGCGACCCCCGCGGTCTTCGACGACCGGTTCGCGGCC